Genomic DNA from Theobroma cacao cultivar B97-61/B2 chromosome 3, Criollo_cocoa_genome_V2, whole genome shotgun sequence:
CTGTTCCCAATCCATGGGCACTGGAACAAGatataaaagaaagtaaatttttaagaatagATGCATAATCAAGAACATGTTTGACAGACAACAAGTGCATAATCAAGGAAAATTGAGGTATATACCTAGATGCAGTCGCTATTCCTCGAGCAATAGGGTCACGGAAACGTAATTTGTCGAGCATTGCTTGCACAAAGTTTGCACCAATGAGACCGGTCACTACAACTGCAGCTGCTGTGAGAGATGAATTTGCACCTGCAAGCAATGTAGACAAGCTATCATATTGGCTGAACTTAATCAGATTAATATAGATATACAGGTTACAGATTGTAACATGATTCATCTCCATTTATGTGCTCCCTGTCAAAAATTATTCCTTCAGTTGTATCATACATGAACCAGAATATGAAGTTGCCAGCCATCTTCTGGAAAGTGTAGTACCAGTATCTTACCTTCGAAAAAGGAAACAATGGTGAGGGCTAATGCCACTGTTATACATCTCGGTAGAATTGAAACAGTCAGACTTGGTTCTAACCCAACAAGACGTCCGACAAGAGCAGTTGaatacaaagaaaacaaactcGAGATGATGATAGATATGAATATCTCAGCTGCATGTCTCTTAATAAGCTGTAAAAGTCAAGGGATGAATTAGGCAAAACCTGATGATGTATAATTGATACTAAGAATCTGCCATTAAGATGAATATATGATAACAGCAAAGTTGACCCTTGAGATAAAACTTATGCTTGGCTTTTTGATCATTGAAAGTGTGAAGGGCGGATCATGAAATCTGTCTCATTTTGTTGAATGTAAAGGGCAGGTAGTTACCTTTCTCTGTTTGAACATTGAGAAAGCAAACGAAAGAATAACAGAGCCCAAAAACCCCATGAGAATATCACCGGCTCCAGGATTGGATGACACTTTTGTAAGGTAACATCCTGCATACATTAAgtgcaaaattattttttacataCATTAACAGCCACATGGTATAAAGTGGAAATCTTACTACTGGATACCAAGAATTGCATATTTGAGGATGGGATGTAGATGTCcatattggtttttctttaactaaatcataaaaaagatTCACTTTAAAATATTACCTAAAACTGCATCAACTCCCAACCGAGATATGTACCCAAAGGCCAATGCTGCCAGATCTGCAGACAGTGCACAGCAAATAATTGgatgaaaaacttttttcacaCCAGACGGCAACCTGAAAAcaggaagaaatgaaaattggTAAAACTTTCAAGAAACAATACAAATATAGAAGTTTGTTATTTGGAAAAACTTTGTCCATATGAATTGCTCAAAAGAGGACAATGAGATTTTACCCAGAACCAACCATGTAGCCTAGCACGGTGGAGGCAAGTAGGAAGGGGAGGCATGTGCGGGCACTTGTCCCCAATGCTGTAGGATAAAATATTGCACTAACAAATGATACAAGAAAGATACCACTCCATGTCCAAAATTCTAAGGGAGAAAAAGGAGAAGGTTTTGCCATAGGCTCAGCATCTGTCATTTCTGTCTTCACAATTTTTCTCACAGCAATAGCTGTAAAACCCGCAACACAAAGTGAAGCTAACCAGCCTCCAGCTGCAGAGGAATTAAGAAGGAAGAAATGTTGTGACAGACATCAATAACAAATGCCAAAGCATGACAGTAGGTATGCATGAATAACTGATGAGTTTAGGATAAATAGGTATGCATGAATAACTGATGAGTCTACGATAAATTCAGAAGCTATTAGTGTATCATTCCAGAGCCAAAAAGTACAATTTCAGTGTGATGCTGACATTTATATCAAACAGAGACACCTATACATACATCCTAAacttacaaaagaaaaagttgaaacTTCCACTAGAAACATTCGTAAACCTTTCTCACAAAATGTTCAGAGGAAGGTTCCAGCCACCAGACAATTTCACTTTTTTTCATCCTAAAAGTCCAAACTTAAAATTCAACTTTCCACTACAAAACACGACTATCTATTCGATAAAGCTTAAAAGGAAGGTTCCAATGGTGATAAATCTTCTATTTTACATTTGGAAGCAACAAGGTCATGTGATTTCAAGGCATTTTTGTTCACAGCGTCTCTGATACTTTAAAGAGAACAGTAATTGTTCATGCACATAAACAAGGAGAGGTATAATGCActtgaagtaaaagaaaactaGTGAATTCAAAAGAATCAATGCCTCAGAAAAAGCCACCCTCAATAgaatttataattgaaataaattaaaaaaaaaaaaccttcatCAAGGCTAAAGTATAACACCTATGATGAAGCATATCTTGAGGCCTGAAGAAGCAGGAATATCTCTAACGGAAAGTGGCAGAACCACCAAAGCCGGAACATAAAACAATGGAAGCCATCTTTGTACGAACATGAGGGCTGGCTCAAAAAAGTTCATCAAGCTTGTAGCAGCAGCAGGGATAGCAGTATCAAGCATCACCAAAACAGAAAATATACAAAACATTCCAAATAGTGCACTGGGAAACTTTATAGCAGCAGCCACAAAAGCTTTCTTCAAGAATTTATCCATTGCCAGAACTATCCCAAGCGAAACAACCAAGTGCAATACCCCAAACAcctatattaaataaaataaaataaaataaaaagaacaaCCCTTGATCAAATGTGATGAAGCATTTGATAaagttttcctttttattagaaaaaaaaagaaaatttacttACTTTCTGAGAGATAGTGGAGGTGGAAATGTTACTACCGTCTGAAGCAGAGGATTTGACAGAAACTGTTCTGCTAGAGCTAGTTTCTTGAGGATCCATTTGCAAGAAGCTGGAGTTGGGTCCAAGAACTCTAACGGATACCAACGATTTATGGGGAGGACCGGAATGATTATGCTCATGTTTATATGCCTGTGGGTTTCCATTGAAAGCAACGTGCGTTAAATTTCTACGGATCCTGTGGAGGTTTGGCTTAAAAGTGAGACAAGTTAAGGAAGGGGATTTGGAATGATGGTGGTGAGTAGGAGACAGCGACAAATTTGTGGGTGTAGCCACCAAAGGAGCTGCCATTGAAAGAGCTAAAGAGTGACCAGAATTTCCAAGAAAGTTGCCATTTTCACCTTGCGAGGTGACTGGGCTATTTTCAAAAGTTTGTATGGACCTAAAATAACGTTGTCATCTAACAGgatcagatttttttttttggggggtgGGTGGGGTTTGTGGGGGCCTATGGATAGTGGCATAGTGCCGCTTGGTAAATTTACAGAAAATAGCAACTTTAGCAAATTTACCTAAGAAATTCTTGGCTTTTTCGCAAATGTTATGTTCTCTAAAGATAGATTGATGATGCTTGGAAGATCTCTTGGCTAAGCACATCTTGTACCTAAACAATGGTAATCTAACGGTGGGAGTGGGAGTTTTCTTCCTGTTTGTGCTAGATTGTCAAGTTTTAAGATGTGCCTTCAGTTTTCTTCCCAATAGGTGGGAATCTGCCTGTTAACTTGCTTTCTATAATTGCACATTACATTACTTCAGATTAAGGAAAGGAAAATGCTAAACCGCATTAAAAATGGTGAACAATCTAAGTTGGTTAAAAAACCATGAAGAACAGCAACGACCTTCAAGCTTAGCACAGCAGGCAGAGCAGGCAGCAGAAGTATCTCAGGCAAAAGGTTATTAATAAAGCATTAACTAATTACATGAAATGTTTCAAGACTAATATGAGTTAGCAGCAGATAATTATCTTTACAGCTAAATGTCCTTGCTTGTTTGAAGTGAGGCTGCATAAAATCAGCCACTGCCCCTATCAGAGATCTTAAAGTCTAGAACTTAAGAAGTTCCTAAGCTCTCTTCTTAGGGTCTTCCCTGCAGCAGACTTTGGTATTGATTTTGTAAACACCACCTTTCTTACTTTCTTATAAGGTGCAACCTGATATAAATAGAGAAGAAAACACATGGTAAGTGTTTGATAAACAGGGAGAGTATAAGAGTACGATATCCACAAAAAGTTAGGAACTTCCACACCTGCTTAGCCACGAAGTCCATGACAGCTCCCTGGGTCAGTGTGCTACCTTGCCTCCTCACCACAAATGCCACAGGAATCTCACCAGCTTCTTCATCAATGGCTCTAAAGCActcaaaatcaataaatatgAAGGTAAGTAGGGTGAATTAAAGCAATTGGATGAAATTCAACCCCATCATTCATATGGCTGAAAACAGTATCAGGTGCTAAAAGATGTATGGTAATGGTTGCAACTTGCAATAATTCATTCCATAGACAAGTTAATCAGGCATTAATCTACAATATAACCCTCCTTCACTTAGGTTTCCGGTCCGCACTTTGCGATTTATTGTTCCACATAGACATGGTGCTTCTTATTAGCTTCATTATGTTTAAGAAATCAGAGGCCAATGCTTAGCATTGGAGATTCATTTTATTCGGGAAGAAGTGTAAATAATTCTCTCCACAACATGTCAAATGTCCACCAGGAAAAATTTGAAACAGTTGGAAAAATAATACTTACGGAATTACAGCAGCGTCAAGTATCTCAGGATGGGAAATCAGGATGGCCTCTAAATCAGCAGGGGCAATCTGGTACCACAATAACATTACAAACACCATGCTAACGTGATTAGAGATCACTAGACTTTGTCTGGTCATAAAGTACTAAGATGACAGGGAAGAAAAAGTCATGCCTGATAGCCCTTGTATTTTATAATCTCTTTTAAGCGGTCAGATACATACATGTACCCATCTTCATCAAAACAAACAATGTCACCAGTGCGTAGCCAACCGTCTTTGTCAATTGTCATCCTGGTGGCCTCAACATTATTTAAGTATCCTGGGAAATTAAGAGAACCCTACCAAGTAAGCTACCCAACAATATTTTGGCTAGGAAAGTGTGTCATGCTTCAATTCATCCCTATGAAATTTGATATAGACATAAGAATTCAACAAGATGTCAATGTAATCCAAAATTTTAGGACGTTTCCATTTCTGAAAGACGTAAAACTGAATAGAAAGTCTTTTCCTGCTGCATGGACTACTTTAAACAAACTGCAAACATGTTTGTAAGTCTAACTGGACCACTGATCATGCAAATAAAGCACCCTACAAGTATAGAAAGAAACAGTTTAAATGTCACAACACTAGTCATATTCAAAGCGCCACAAAGATGAGGGTACACCATGCGGAATTCAGAAGTAAATTGGAGACGAGAAAAACAGGGCATAACACACCTTTGCATGACAGAATAATCTGACATCAGTCAAAACCAAAAGGAGGCCCTACTAGAAAACAGGGCATGGCACACCTTTTATCTCTTCTAACATGTAAGACACTAGCATTGACTGGATGGTGACAATAAAAGCATTTCGCGGAAAAGATGATTAATTACCTTGCATAATTCCAGGTCCTCTTAGCCAAAGCTCTCCATGACTGCCAGGAGGCAGAGAAGAGCCAGAATTCCAATCCACCACTTTGGCTTGCATGTTTGGAGCTAGAAGTCCTACTGAAGAATATTTATGATGTTTTTCATTGTTGAAGCCACGGTTTCCTACTGCAGTTGATTCAGTCATGCCATAACCCTGTCAATAGATATAATTCAAGCAAGCTTTGTAATTGCCCAAGAAATTTTACATATCAATCGAAAAAGAGcgtaaatttataaaattctactCTGAACCATAGTTTCATGTCGAAATTCAACATTAGCATTCTCAGAGTCAGAGAAAGCAGTAACCTCTCGATCAACAAAAGCAGAAAGGTACAAAATCTAAATAGCTTATTATTGGAATGCAAGTTGTTACAGCATGATAACTTAAGAGGTCTATGTCAAAACTTAAGCCTTGGTACCTGAATGAAATCAACATGAGGGAGAGCCTGAACAAAGTCCTCTATCGCTTTCCCGCTCAAAGGAGCAGCACCGCAAGAAACCTGTTTCAAACTCTTCAAGCTATTTTCACAAACACCCTTGGCTCTCATTGCCAATGTTGTCAGTATAGGTGGAACAACTGGAAAGTGAGTAACTCCATATTTATCAATTACTTTCACCATTTCGGTGGCATTAAATCTCCTCATGACAACAATACTAGTCCCCAGTGATAACAATCCTACCACAAAGAGTGATAGTCCATAAATATGGAACATTGGTAGAACAGCTAAATACACATTCTTTGAACTTGAATACTCGTACTGTAAGGCCTCAAATCTTACAAAAAGCTCAACCATTGCTATAAAATTCCCATGTGTAAGGACAACTCCCTTACTAACACCGGTAGTACCTGATGAATACATTATTGCTGCAGTGTCTTGCTGCCTAATCACTGGCCTTGGTGCCTTATCAAATTGCCCCCCAATAAGCttatgaaaaagtaaaaaatcagTCTTTTCTGAATCCAAGTTCAAGTTTTCTGGTACCCCAATTGCATGAACACCCAAGTTCTTAAGTTTGTCAACCTTGTCAAgtagtgtaaaagcaaaaCGCACACTGGAATCAGCAATCTGTTTCTTGATCTCCAACATACTAGTTAGTGGATTCATGGTGGTAACAATTGCACCTAAATATAAAACACTCAAGAAAATAATGGGGAAGTGAACAGAATTTGGCAACAAAAGCAAGACCACATCACCTTGAGAAACACCCAGGTGGTGGAGACCAGAGGCCATTGACTGGATCAAAGGTAAAAGCTTTGCGTAAGATATTGAATACCCAGATGAGGAATCAATCAAAGCAGTGACCCCATCATGTTggtgagagaaaatgaaggaaaCAATATCAAGAAAATGATCCGTGGGGAGGGATATAGAGGAATGCTTGCTGGAATAAATTCCTGTTTCTGGTGAATACCAGTCAGGAAAACGAGTTGTCTTGGATTCTGAGGGTTGGAAGCTGAAATGGGAGTTCAAGCTCGTTGCCATTGATGTAGAGTTtagttaaaaaagaaaaaaagacagAGAAAGAAACGTAGGAACTTAAAAAAGAAACGAAACAGAGGAGAGGCAGAGCAGAGGAGAAAAGGTTTTAGTTTTTTAGTTTTCACGTATGCGGCTCGTGCTGCGAAAGAAACGTTTATggttgcttttgttttttataatCACAAAGGAGTTGCTTTTAACGTCCTGCACCAGGGGGTAAGTATGGATGGTCCAGTGGTTCGGCTTGGGATCGCCGACCATTCATGTAAGGCTGGTCCTAAAAATTGTATATCTTAATTAGAAATTAATGTAAAGTTGACtttgaattttatgatttaattaaatataataatgttTCAttgttataataataaattacaaTCAAATGGTTATTAAATTCATGAATATTATGAGAACATTCATGCATCCACGTTTTAATTCATTTActatctttaaattttaatatttttttatgtgacTAGTAACCCTTTGTATTTATTCATGTATTATTTGCATTAAATATAAATGCTTTAAATGACTCATTAACTTAATGATCAAGAATCAACATATTTATAAAggattttttatgatttttaactaatcattaatttaaaatcgATTTAATAGTCGATCTAAAGTCATgaatcattgaaaaaaattcaattttaaaaattttaaattgtaaatcatcaattaaatcataaaattaaccGAAGTTCGATTCAAAAATTTAAGCACGAGTCAAATTCACGAGTGATTGTGAATCATTACTTACCCAACCCAAAATTGAGTGGCATGCAATAAAACAAAGTCAATTGGGTCCatggaaaatgataaaatgttCTATTCGccagaattttttttttcttttcctacgACGATGATAAGAAATTCAAGAAAccattttctttcactttctcggATTCTACTTTCTCCCTAATTGATTCCTCGAAATAGggaaagtaaaataaataaataaatacttaATTAATAGTACTATTATATGTTCAATTTGCTTTGGTTAGGTACATGCTTCTAATTTAAAATGTCTTAACCGACCTTCATTCTCAAGACATTCACGAATGTTTGACTTGGTAAAAGAAGTAcaacttactcaatttcatttttgtattaaaaaaaataaatgggtTTTCTTGATCTAAAAAATCTGCCAAAATGAAAGGAAGAAATTAAgctaacttaattaattattttttaaaattattggaGTGGTGATAAATGTAACAACGATCTCTTCActtattgttaattaattttaaatttaatatttgtaCCAAGAATTCAATAACAACATCAAAAGTGGAGAAAAACATCTCGACCATCTGATCAATGTGTTGGTTTAATCACAAAGAATAATAATCTATGACAAATAAGAATGAGATCTAAtcaattatcttttaaaatgatgatggaaaaaattacatataaaaatatatattgaacatataaatatgataaaaatatctttacttattattaattgattttggaATGGATATTTGTCTTAGATTcacaaaattaacaaaaatggAGAAAGCAGACATGTGGATGTGTTGGTTTGATCAATATGGACAATCATCAATAACAGAACAAAGGAGGAGAGACATGCAACGGTGGTAAGATGATGGCACATGTTACCCCATGCATGCTCTGTTTTTCCAAGTTTCTTACAGGGTTCAAGTGAAGGGAGAGAGCATCTTAAGAAAGAGTTCCCTTCACTAGGAATATGGATAAACAATTCCAGTAAATCTAGTGCTGTCATTTGCTTTCATTCTTTGAACGACTCCCGACGTTTCTTTCCCTTTGATTTATTCGCATTGACTTTGGAGTACGACTTGAACATAGTTTTACCATTTCCctgaggaaagaaaaagtgatTCCCGGTCTGCCAAATGGGTCTTGAACACAGTTTCACCATTTCCCTGCGGAAAGAAAAAGTGATTCCTGGTCGGCCAAATGGGTCTTGACTAAcaaattcttcatcatccGTATTGATCCAATTACCATTTCGGTCCAAGATGGCAATCCGAAGCACCATGAGCTGGAAAATGATTACCTCCTTGTCAAGAAACGTTCATGCTAAGTCATCTGGAAATGAATGGCTTGACTCAACAATGGATGAAGAATGTAGATTCGTTTGGACATGGGGTTGGACTGAATCTAACATCTTGACCTCGGGCTGATGCTGATGCATTCGCTTTCCTAATTCATGTTTGGTCCAGCAGCCATGGCCTCGTGCACTAGTACTCAATTCTTGAATTGATTTGGTCATATTCTAGTGGTTCAACATTTCAACTTCAAAAAGAGaacgcaatatataaaaacaagaattctatTATTAATCTGATGCATAATTTACACATTAAAACAATTGTCAAGATGATGTAGATAGTAGTACAGTTCATTCTGTGTATGTTGATTGATAGTTTGAAGATTAATGGACCCAGAAGCAGCCCAAGTGATTTGAGACTCTACGTGCCCAAAATTCTAAAAGGAGTAGAAGCCCAAGTCTAGTAACTTTAAAAGCAATCCAAGTCCTCAAGCTTTATTACATTACTTCCATTTCCATATGCCAgacatgaagcaaaagaaacGGAAAATTTCCATCCTACTAACATTTCATGTCCTAGGGACATTGCACCAACCATGGCAAAAACCAAGACATTATGTCAAGGAAATTTCAAAGCCATTTTACATTGACAACTCAATAATTTACAGGGAAAGCAAACCATTGAACTCTGCAAATCCAAAAAAACAAGTAACAATTACAACCTGAGTAGCAAGGGAAGTTCAACTCGAGGACCAAATTGAGTATGGTGGAACTTCAAGCATAATTTCTGGAAAAATGCCTTAACTGATATGTACTTCTGCTTAACAATAATTACAGGAAAGGAGAAGGATTTCATCATCAATACCTGGCGGTAAGTTAAAAGAATCTGACAAAGTTTGGTTAGGACTCCTTCTAAGCATATTAGTTCCTTGAAGATCATGGCTCTGCTTCATAATGATAGCCATAATGGGGAGGCGAGGAGAAGTTATAAGCATATTGGGGTGTGGAGCCATGATAATATACATCTTGGGGTGGGGAGGTGGGCTGATAGCTATGATGAGGGGGGGAGGTGGAATGGTATACCTCATGAGGTGGGGAGGGGGAACTGAGATCACTAGTTGGGGCATTGTCAGCATAAGATTGTTGTCTATCAACTCTAACTTTATCAACTCTGACCTCCACCAACTCCTCTTCCTCAAATGTTCGGAAAATTGGGTGCAAGTAAGCATCAGCTAAGAAAGCTTTTAAGTTTAGATCAGGTTCTGTGGTCCGATCCATTATGTCCTTTGCCATTGCTTCCTGCaaaataaaagtgaaaaaagaaCTTTTATCAATATGAGGACAAAATTTGCGATTCTTATGAGATAAATTAAACTACCTCCAGACAACAATCATAAAAGTAAAAGCGCATCCAAAAGGAAGCTCTATAATTTTACTTGTAAAACCTAGAACTGACATCATAACTTAGCCTAAATGCATATCAAATAGGATATCACTTATGATAGATGTAGAATGTTGTAAGCAAACGGTTAAAGCCGACTGAAAGACTGCacagatgaaaaaaaaaaaccttaccTCCAGTGGATACTTTCTGAATGCTGGCTCAAAACGGTTTTTGCAATATTTATGGAAGGCTAATGTCAATATGGGTAAGATAACAAGAAGAGGAGTGGAATTCGCAGCCTTTTTTGTACTGAGCAAACCCATTAATAGAAGTTGAGAGATCAATAAGCTTGCTATTATGCGGCTGTGAACATGTGGCCAGAATGCAGCACCACTCTCATATTGTGGATTGTAGACATTAATTATCTGCATGATCAAATGGCAAATGAGATTACAAGTAAAACCAAAACTCTTAAAACAACATCAAAATCTACAACAAAATGACATGATCTGCAAAAGGATCTTATAGATATCAGTAGACTCTTTCTCTCTTGACAGTTAAATTTTATCAGTTATGGCTTATGAGCATCCTAATGAgaattaattttcaacatgCAGACATTTTATTGTATGCTTCAAGTAACTGATTAAACTACCAAAAAACGTCGCAGAAAGAGAAagatataaatgaaaaagagttGTGCATAAACTAACCTGATGACGGTAAACCAAGTAGGCAAAGGCAAAGAAGACTAATATAAATGGAAGAAGAATGGGAGTAACCACAGCATAGACAATTCCCAAAAGGAAGTACAGTTGGAGACTTGGGAGAGTTTCTGGATAATCCACGCTTCCAGGGTCCATTGCCTTTTCTCTATCTCGCTCAGTCTTCACCAGAAACATGTTCTTaagatgaaaaataaccaATGGCTTCAATCGGAGAATCTCGCTAGCTATACCAGCCCATCCATCAACCATAAtatatgtaataaaaaaagtgGCCTTCATTGGTATCGACACCCCTATGGTTCTAGGGATCCTATAATAGAATGGAACAATCAGAGCATAGAACAAGGCATCTTGAAAGCTGTACACTAACATTCACATCAAAGAAAAGTTTCAACAAACAAAGCTGGtgccaaaagaaaaacagaatacaaaataaaaacaaatggTGATTGCAGGATTCAAGATGAGTTATACAACCTTCATATTGCTGCAAGCTAAAtttatgtttcaatttttggcaGGCTATTACTCTACAACACAAGCACTACTGTTTAGAGAATAAATTCTCTCCGCCATCTTTCACTACTACTCATAGCTAGACTAATGTTTTGCAGGCAACACAAGCTCCTGTGGAACCAACTTTAAATTAACAGGAAACGTGTTGTGCTTGTATCAGTATCTTAAAAGGTCTGCAAGGGGTGCAGCATATGATGGATTACTATCCCCATATTGAGGTCCACCACCATAGCATCACAAGAAGCCCACAGTATCCTCAGAGGCTCCACATCAATATATGAGGGACTTTCATCCCAGTGTTCAATATTTAAAGGGATTTCCCATTCTAACCTTATTTGGCACTAGGTACAGTTGAAGCTCAAAAGGAATCTTTCATATCAGGCCACACCATGTTTTTAAGGGTCACTGTCAAGAGAGTCCATCTAAGATTGCTATATATCGTAGTTGGATTCCATTCAAAGGGATCTAGATTCTTAGCTCTTGCTCCTTACAATCACCTAGCAGGCATTCTTTTCACACTCTCCCTCTCCCTGTCCTCCTTCCCTCTAGATCTCAGGTTTCTTCCACATCATCCACATTGCCAGACACAACTCAGCTaatcaaaaaatttctaaaaatgTCAATTTCACTTTGAgagatataaaataaaagaaattagcaATTTAAGACAGTGGCATAGCAcctttggaaaaaaaaaggaaaaaaaagcaaCAGAGATGTATGGAGTATTACTGCGTTGGTGATTGGTGAAGGAAAGAATGCAATTGCTCAAAAGCTGTTCCAGTCACTATACTCCCCAAGAACACATTCAccaacataaaataataatactttgCTGATGCTCGTCGTTCAAGAGTTGATAATGCTATATGTCCCTCAATCTTCGACATGATCATCAAAATCGTAGGCAGT
This window encodes:
- the LOC18606859 gene encoding plastidal glycolate/glycerate translocator 1, chloroplastic gives rise to the protein MAAPLVATPTNLSLSPTHHHHSKSPSLTCLTFKPNLHRIRRNLTHVAFNGNPQAYKHEHNHSGPPHKSLVSVRVLGPNSSFLQMDPQETSSSRTVSVKSSASDGSNISTSTISQKVFGVLHLVVSLGIVLAMDKFLKKAFVAAAIKFPSALFGMFCIFSVLVMLDTAIPAAATSLMNFFEPALMFVQRWLPLFYVPALVVLPLSVRDIPASSGLKICFIIAGGWLASLCVAGFTAIAVRKIVKTEMTDAEPMAKPSPFSPLEFWTWSGIFLVSFVSAIFYPTALGTSARTCLPFLLASTVLGYMVGSGLPSGVKKVFHPIICCALSADLAALAFGYISRLGVDAVLGCYLTKVSSNPGAGDILMGFLGSVILSFAFSMFKQRKLIKRHAAEIFISIIISSLFSLYSTALVGRLVGLEPSLTVSILPRCITVALALTIVSFFEGANSSLTAAAVVVTGLIGANFVQAMLDKLRFRDPIARGIATASSAHGLGTAALSAKEPEALPFCAIAYGLTGIFGSLFCSVPAIRQSLLAVIG
- the LOC18606860 gene encoding 4-coumarate--CoA ligase-like 6; its protein translation is MATSLNSHFSFQPSESKTTRFPDWYSPETGIYSSKHSSISLPTDHFLDIVSFIFSHQHDGVTALIDSSSGYSISYAKLLPLIQSMASGLHHLGVSQGDVVLLLLPNSVHFPIIFLSVLYLGAIVTTMNPLTSMLEIKKQIADSSVRFAFTLLDKVDKLKNLGVHAIGVPENLNLDSEKTDFLLFHKLIGGQFDKAPRPVIRQQDTAAIMYSSGTTGVSKGVVLTHGNFIAMVELFVRFEALQYEYSSSKNVYLAVLPMFHIYGLSLFVVGLLSLGTSIVVMRRFNATEMVKVIDKYGVTHFPVVPPILTTLAMRAKGVCENSLKSLKQVSCGAAPLSGKAIEDFVQALPHVDFIQGYGMTESTAVGNRGFNNEKHHKYSSVGLLAPNMQAKVVDWNSGSSLPPGSHGELWLRGPGIMQGYLNNVEATRMTIDKDGWLRTGDIVCFDEDGYMYVSDRLKEIIKYKGYQIAPADLEAILISHPEILDAAVIPAIDEEAGEIPVAFVVRRQGSTLTQGAVMDFVAKQVAPYKKVRKVVFTKSIPKSAAGKTLRRELRNFLSSRL